A single region of the Triticum dicoccoides isolate Atlit2015 ecotype Zavitan chromosome 2B, WEW_v2.0, whole genome shotgun sequence genome encodes:
- the LOC119368650 gene encoding uncharacterized protein LOC119368650, translating to MAVAMLPRLVAVAALVALMCAVAVGQVPAAGGAPVCDGVDQDVVNACFKSFGEGMKNAIANRHLSGGKVIKVGVDCCIAFGGHSCLCKMKKAWKAQGKSAQDNVQCVREKAC from the coding sequence ATGGCTGTAGCAATGCTCCCGAGGCTCGTTGCCGTGGCGGCGCTGGTCGCGCTGATGTGCGCCGTTGCTGTGGGCCAGGTACCTGCCGCCGGCGGTGCGCCGGTGTGTGACGGTGTCGATCAGGACGTCGTGAATGCGTGTTTCAAGAGCTTTGGAGAAGGTATGAAAAATGCCATTGCAAATAGGCATCTTTCAGGGGGTAAGGTCATTAAGGTTGGAGTGGACTGCTGCATCGCCTTCGGAGGCCACTCGTGCCTCTGCAAGATGAAGAAGGCGTGGAAGGCTCAGGGCAAAAGTGCCCAAGATAATGTGCAGTGCGTCAGGGAAAAGGCATGTTAG